The genomic stretch CAATGAACACTTTCCTATCTTCCGCTGTCGCGATCTCCGTACCGGTGCCGTCATCACCCCGACCAAACTTGTCTACCCCAATTTACGTCTTGCTCAAACGATGTGCCTATATTACACCTCGCGGCTCATCTTGTCGACGGTCGACACCCGACCGGACGACGATCGTGTGGGGCCCGCGCAGCAGTATGCTCTGGGCTGCGGCATCTGCCGAACTCTCGAGTGGTACATCTTAACGGCACCAGGCAACATGATTAACCGGCTTGCCTTCCCCGTGCGCGTGGCCTGGGAGGTGTTCCCCGACGGCGGACCTGAACGACGATTCATCTACGACGTGTTGAAACTAGTGGAGAAGCGCCATTCGCTCGGTTTATGGGGAAGTGGGATGTCGGAGCTATCGCCTCGGGCCGGATCACCGCCGAAAGCCTGAACTGGGGCCCTTGTACAGAACtaggatgaagatgttggcgATCGCAGGCACGAAAGCTGATGCTTTGAAGGAACAAAGTTACGAGCGATATGAACTTGGTTAAAAgttaatttttctttttattctcccCTGCGAGAGCGAGGTTTACTGATGAAGACCGAAGGGGCACAAGCCTTGACGTGTCTAAGCATAAGCATAATCCATATGATGTACAATAATCACGCAGCTCTTTCGGATACTGACGACTTGATTTATACCCAATTTTTTCACCGTTGACCATGCCAAGCGACTCGAAGGATCAATTAGCTCCAACCCGCCTGAGCCAGCCTTCCTAAGCCATTTTTTTTGTAATGACAGCTAACCTCAAACTTAGTTTTGGGAGATTGCTTaatctttctgttcttgtctCTCTCCGATCATTAACTGAGCCTTGTATGATACCCATCAACTCTAAAAGCTATCGAAGGAGTACAGGAAGGCACTGAATAGAAGGAACCGTATAGTATAGTCGAACAGTGAACATCAATTCAAATAACTAACCCCTGAATCTCGTAAAAGCATAATGCACTTTGCGGGCAGGCCCGGCTATCTACACAGAGACGCCTCAGAACATGGTTTCACTTCAAAGAGCATGCTGTACTATTTACAACCTTGGGGATCACAAGACAAAGCCAGATGACTCAATCAGCTCAATAGCCATTCCATTAGTAACGATATCGATGTGCCGCAAGTAGGT from Aspergillus oryzae RIB40 DNA, chromosome 1 encodes the following:
- a CDS encoding uncharacterized protein (predicted protein); its protein translation is MNAMSSHAWTNASNQVGAALVRRQPSFLAEEDWINVPWSAGTTKKDILHYLLDLTVEVPSLLAEYDALEVTRQSGVPSAHEITVKQAALWNGVTNLTCRFLQWKIDWVDAYPDGPPKEVPAEPNEHFPIFRCRDLRTGAVITPTKLVYPNLRLAQTMCLYYTSRLILSTVDTRPDDDRVGPAQQYALGCGICRTLEWYILTAPGNMINRLAFPVRVAWEVFPDGGPERRFIYDVLKLVEKRHSLGLWGSGMSELSPRAGSPPKA